A DNA window from Candidatus Omnitrophota bacterium contains the following coding sequences:
- a CDS encoding 3-methyl-2-oxobutanoate dehydrogenase subunit beta: protein MKLTIPEKEILNPGHLACQGCGAALAMRYALKALGRKTIIVLPACCWTVIDGPFPYSSAGVPLFHTAFETAASCGAGVNAALEVKGKNEVTVLSWAGDGGTMDIGIQALSGAAERGDNLIYVCYDNEAYMNTGIQRSSSTPHGSWTSTTPVKAFKKGPKKNMIEIMAAHKIPYSVSASISHPEDFIAKLQIAKQLKGVKFMQILSPCPAGWKYPSNLTVKIAKLAIETCIFPLYEVKQGRYKVKKPANKKPVSEYLKLQGRFRHLTGEEIDEIQKNTDQVWKELLKKEKVFG, encoded by the coding sequence ATGAAATTGACCATTCCTGAAAAAGAGATATTAAACCCCGGGCATCTTGCTTGCCAGGGCTGCGGGGCAGCCCTGGCTATGCGTTATGCCTTGAAGGCGCTTGGCAGAAAAACCATAATTGTTTTACCGGCCTGCTGCTGGACGGTTATTGACGGCCCGTTTCCTTATTCCTCGGCAGGGGTTCCGCTTTTTCATACTGCTTTTGAGACTGCTGCTTCCTGCGGCGCGGGAGTCAACGCTGCCTTGGAAGTTAAAGGGAAAAATGAGGTAACTGTTCTTTCCTGGGCCGGTGACGGCGGAACCATGGATATTGGTATTCAGGCGCTTTCCGGCGCTGCCGAAAGAGGAGATAACCTGATCTATGTCTGTTACGATAACGAGGCCTATATGAACACCGGCATCCAGAGAAGCTCTTCCACTCCTCATGGTTCATGGACCAGCACTACCCCGGTTAAGGCTTTTAAAAAAGGCCCTAAAAAAAATATGATCGAAATAATGGCTGCTCATAAGATACCTTACAGTGTCAGCGCCAGTATTTCTCATCCCGAAGACTTTATTGCCAAATTACAAATTGCCAAACAGCTCAAAGGCGTTAAATTTATGCAAATACTATCTCCCTGTCCTGCCGGCTGGAAATATCCTTCCAATCTTACGGTTAAAATAGCAAAATTAGCGATTGAGACTTGCATTTTTCCCTTATATGAGGTAAAACAGGGTAGGTATAAAGTCAAAAAACCCGCTAACAAAAAACCTGTTTCCGAATATCTCAAGCTCCAGGGAAGGTTCAGGCACTTAACCGGAGAGGAAATTGATGAAATCCAGAAAAACACTGATCAGGTCTGGAAGGAGCTTTTGAAAAAAGAAAAAGTATTTGGATAA
- a CDS encoding transketolase C-terminal domain-containing protein yields MKKFITGNHAVSFGAKISRAEVIAAYPITPQTEIVEKLSEMVASGELKAKFAKVESEHSALAACIGASAAGCRSFTATSSQGLALMHEMLHWASGARLPIVMANVNRAMAPPWNVWSDQTDSLAQRDTGWIQFYCESNQEIVDTIIQAYRISEKVNLPAMVVLDAFILSHTSEPVDVPEQKKVDRFLPSYDPKYKLDIDQPHAFGGLVNPEWYYEFRYKIACSMEEARGLINEVGKEFGKQFGRNYGLVEKYRSNDADVILVVSGSLSSTAKEAVDRVRKKGRKAGLVRIRAFRPFPKEEIRKLAKKAGVIGVLDRNISFGNEGIFFSEIKSALYSQKRKPLVYGFVVGLGGRDVRCKDIEKMIDSLYKKQGLKKDINWIGLKK; encoded by the coding sequence ATGAAGAAGTTTATCACCGGTAACCATGCTGTTTCCTTTGGGGCAAAGATCTCACGGGCAGAAGTAATTGCTGCCTATCCGATTACCCCCCAGACAGAAATAGTGGAAAAGCTTTCTGAGATGGTAGCCAGCGGAGAGTTGAAAGCAAAATTTGCCAAAGTCGAGTCAGAACATTCTGCCCTGGCTGCTTGTATCGGCGCATCGGCTGCTGGATGCCGCAGTTTCACTGCTACTTCTTCGCAGGGCCTGGCCTTGATGCACGAAATGCTGCACTGGGCCAGCGGAGCGAGACTGCCGATAGTTATGGCTAATGTTAACCGGGCTATGGCCCCGCCCTGGAATGTATGGAGTGACCAGACCGATTCCCTGGCCCAGCGTGATACGGGCTGGATTCAATTTTACTGCGAAAGCAATCAGGAGATAGTAGACACAATTATTCAGGCCTATAGGATATCGGAGAAGGTAAACCTTCCGGCAATGGTTGTTTTGGATGCGTTTATTCTTTCTCATACTTCCGAACCGGTAGATGTCCCCGAACAAAAAAAGGTAGATAGATTTTTACCTTCTTATGATCCAAAGTATAAGCTGGATATTGATCAGCCGCATGCGTTTGGCGGCCTGGTTAACCCGGAATGGTATTATGAGTTTAGATACAAGATTGCCTGCTCAATGGAAGAAGCCAGGGGCTTGATCAACGAGGTTGGGAAGGAATTTGGAAAACAGTTTGGCCGCAATTATGGATTAGTAGAAAAATATAGGTCTAATGATGCCGATGTTATATTGGTTGTTTCAGGTTCGTTGTCCTCGACAGCAAAAGAGGCAGTAGACCGGGTGCGTAAAAAGGGACGAAAAGCAGGCCTGGTAAGGATAAGGGCCTTCAGGCCTTTTCCGAAAGAAGAGATCAGGAAACTGGCAAAAAAGGCCGGGGTAATAGGCGTGCTTGACAGGAATATTTCTTTCGGAAATGAAGGCATTTTCTTTTCCGAGATAAAATCAGCTCTTTATAGCCAAAAAAGAAAGCCTTTGGTTTATGGATTTGTCGTTGGATTAGGAGGCAGGGATGTTAGATGTAAAGATATCGAAAAGATGATCGATTCTTTATATAAAAAGCAGGGCTTAAAGAAAGATATCAACTGGATAGGCTTGAAAAAATGA
- a CDS encoding 4Fe-4S binding protein translates to MSPEKTKKTGSRKVIFKRGKDLPYLVVSLSNTRSNKTGSWMSTRPVVDREKCTGCMLCWKFCPESCIIPADNPTITLSYCKGCGICAEVCPVKAITMEREKR, encoded by the coding sequence GTGAGCCCTGAGAAGACGAAAAAAACCGGCTCCAGAAAGGTTATTTTTAAAAGGGGAAAGGACCTGCCCTATTTAGTCGTTTCCTTAAGCAATACCCGTTCTAATAAGACCGGCAGCTGGATGTCAACCAGGCCGGTTGTTGACCGGGAAAAATGCACAGGTTGTATGCTTTGTTGGAAGTTTTGCCCTGAATCCTGCATTATCCCGGCAGATAATCCAACGATAACCCTAAGCTATTGTAAAGGCTGCGGTATTTGCGCCGAGGTTTGTCCGGTAAAGGCGATAACTATGGAGAGGGAAAAAAGATAA